Proteins encoded together in one Chloroflexota bacterium window:
- a CDS encoding ABC transporter ATP-binding protein, producing MKIEIENLRYTYPGSVEALRGVSLNIESGEQVAIVGQNGAGKTTLLRHLNGLLQPTQGVVRIGDWDTRRHSVAKLATRVGYVFQNPDDQLFCRTVQEEVSFGPGNLSMDHDRKERLVKEAIALTDLTGKETINPYDLSPAWRKIVALASILAMDTPIVLLDEPTTGQDAANIARIAHIARSLRAQGKTVIAISHDIDFCAENFDRIIAMANGAILLDGEPQDVLAQEETLATTYVDPPQLTRLGRRLNLAETVYTEDQFLDSYRRLVNSPYTTKDR from the coding sequence ATGAAGATCGAGATCGAAAACTTACGTTACACCTACCCCGGCAGCGTCGAAGCCTTGCGCGGCGTCTCGCTCAACATCGAGAGCGGCGAACAGGTCGCCATCGTCGGCCAGAACGGGGCCGGCAAGACCACCCTCCTCCGCCACCTCAACGGCCTGCTTCAACCAACTCAAGGCGTCGTCCGCATTGGCGATTGGGACACGCGCCGGCATTCGGTGGCCAAACTCGCCACGCGAGTGGGCTACGTGTTTCAAAATCCGGACGATCAATTATTTTGCCGGACGGTTCAGGAAGAGGTGAGTTTTGGCCCGGGCAATTTGAGTATGGATCATGACCGCAAAGAGCGCCTGGTGAAAGAGGCGATAGCCTTGACCGACCTGACGGGCAAAGAAACGATCAACCCCTACGACCTCTCGCCGGCCTGGCGCAAAATAGTTGCCCTGGCCTCTATTTTAGCGATGGACACGCCGATCGTTCTGCTGGACGAGCCGACCACCGGGCAGGACGCCGCCAACATCGCCCGCATCGCTCACATTGCCCGCTCGCTTCGGGCGCAGGGAAAAACGGTCATCGCCATCAGCCACGACATTGACTTCTGCGCCGAGAACTTCGACCGCATCATCGCTATGGCAAACGGCGCCATTCTGCTCGACGGGGAGCCGCAAGATGTTCTGGCGCAGGAAGAAACGCTGGCGACCACCTACGTTGACCCGCCACAGCTTACCCGGCTGGGACGGCGACTCAATTTGGCCGAGACGGTTTACACTGAAGATCAATTTCTCGATTCCTACCGGCGGCTGGTCAACTCACCTTATACGACCAAAGATCGTTAA